The genomic stretch AGGATGCGGTCTGAGCGGGGATCATCTCGCCCCCTCCAGTCCCGACTCTGAAGGATGCAAAAGGCCGCAACCAAAGACCGGGGTCGCGATGGTGTCGGATCGCCCCTTGAACACCCATTCCTCGATCGCCATTTGACCCAGGTTGTCCCCGGAGTGGCCCCTTGCACCGGTGATACCACCATCGAAAACCAGGCGGCCGTCTCGCGCGAAGAGGAATGCGTGACCCGACGTTTGAGCTCCAAAGGCTCGAGCCTCGGACGTGTCGCGATCGACCACGGATTCGAACCCCGGATTCGCAATCGAAGATCGATAGGTCATTGATGCGTCCAATTGCGAGCTGCCGCCGGACCAAACGAAGACGACATAGAACTTCAGTCGCTCGCCGCAGTGTGCCTGAATTCGAGCGAGTTCTTCGATCGACGCCATGGAGCAGGGGCACGCGGGATGAATGAACGTGACGAGCGTCATTTGATCGGAAGCGCAGGTGAGCTTCGATCGGTCCGGCCAGTTGCCTGGCGCCATTCCTCGAGAGCCATTAACGAATGAGTGGGCTACGAGGAGGTATATTCCCACGATCAGCGCGGCCGCCCAGACACCAAGAGTCATGGTCAACGACTTTGCCGACCGAGTATGTCGACGATCTGGATTGTCTGAATGCCGGATCCGTGACATCGGTTAGTCCCTTCCGCGACCATCGAATCCCGTCGATTCATTCAGTGCCGCAGGCGCGCGTCCGCTCCGGATGCTCTGCCGGCGAATGTAAAGAGTGGAATCTCCAACCCGCTGGCGTGCATGAACTTCCATTAGTTGATCGGGGTTCAAATCAAGACACTTGACTGGGCAATTTTCCGATCTGCGAGGAATGCCGGCGACTCAATGCGCTCCGCGGATTTTGAACACCCCGTTTCCCGCCCCACGTCGAAGTACCCATATTCCATTCATTTGCGACAAGTCCGTGCAGTACGGAATCGCCGCTCGCTAAGAGGCGGCAGTTTCAACGGGATCGGCGGGAATCGCCGGATGAAGAAGAAGCGATCACCGTACCGGACCTTCACGGCGCGTTGCGGCTTCTTAGTGGAGCTGGCGCGGCACACTGCTTGCGCCGTGGACTTAGTGTAATAGAAACACTATGATTGCGGGGCAGGAGATGAAAGCCGATGAGTTCGCCCCCTGATCTCTACCGCACGTCACTCGGCCTGCTGACAGACTTTTATCAATTAACGATGGCATACGGATACTGGAAATCCGGCGTCGCGGACCGTGAGGCCGTCTTCACCCTGACCTACCGGAAGAATCCGTTTGACGGCGGTTTCAGCATTGCGGCGGGCCTCGGCTCCCTGATCGGATTTCTCGAACGATTTCGGTTCGATGAATCCGACCTGGACTATCTATCCGGCCTGACGGGCAATGACGGCAAGCGGCTGTTCGAGCCCGCATTCATTGACTATCTCGCCGGTCTGCGGCTGACGTGCGATATCGACGCGATTCCGGAAGGAACATCGGTCTTTCCCCACGAGCCCCTCGTGCGCGTCTGCGGGCCGATCATCGAGAGCCAACTGCTGGAGTCGCCGATTCTCAACATCATCAACTTTCAGACGCTCATCGCGACCAAGGCGTCCCGGGTCTGCATGGCCGCGCGCGGCGAGCCCGTCCTCGAATTCGGTCTGCGACGCGCCCATGGCATCGACGGTTCGCTCTCCGCGAGTCGTGCGGCCTATATCGGCGGATGCACGGCGACATCGAATGTCCTCGCGGGGAAATTGTTCGGCATCCCGGTTCGCGGCACGCACGCTCACAGTTGGGTGATGTGTTTCGATTCGGAGCGAGAGGCCTTCGAGGCATACGCCGCGACGATGCCGAACAACTGTGTCTTCCTCGTGGACACCTATGACTCGCTCGATGGCGTGCGGCGCGCCGTCGAGATCGGGAAGCGCCTTCGCGAGCAAGGCCACGAACTGGGAGGCATCCGTCTGGATTCTGGGGACCTGGCTTATCTGAGCATTGAAGCACGAAAAATACTGGACGAGGCGGGTTTTCCCGGCGCTGCGATTGTGGCGAGCAACGATCTCGACGAGAAAATCATCGAGAGTCTGTGGGATCAGGGCGCCAAGATCAGCGTCTGGGGAGTCGGCACGAAGCTGGTCACGGGCCACGATCAACCCGCGTTGGGGGGCGTTTACAAGATGACGGCGGTCCGAAAGCCCGGACAGCCCTGGCGATATACGTTGAAGCTCTCCGAGCAGTCGGTCAAAATCTCCACACCCGGCATATTGCAGGTGCGGCGTTATCGCGACGATGGTCTATTTTCAGGCGATGCGATTCACGATATCAACACAGATCTGACCACCGGCTGCACCATCGTCGACCCACTTGATCTGACAAGACGAAAGCACCTTCCCGCGACGGCGCCGCACGAAGATCTGCTGGTGCCGGTCTTCCGAGGCGGCGAATGTGTTTACGCCATCCCGCCACTATCGGAATCACGGCGCGTGGCGGCGGAACAACTGGCCAGCCTCCACCCAAGCATCAAGCGTTTCACCTTTCCGCATGGCTATCCGGTCGGCCTGGAGAAAAGCCTGCACGATCTCAAGACGCGGCTCATTCTTGAAGCGAGAGAGCGTGCCGAATGAGTTTCACCTACGAATATCCGAGGCCGATGGTTGTGGTCGATTGCGTCGTGTTCGGATTGGCTGATGACGCGTTGAAAGTGCTGCTGATTCGGCGAGCCCGCTCGCCCCACCAGGGCGCGTGGGCACTACCCGGGGGCTTCATTGAAATGGACGAGCCGCTCGAAACCGCGGCGCTTCGCGAACTGCGCGAGGAGACGGGCGTCCGGGATCTCTATCTAGAGCAGCTTTACACCTTCGGCGATCCCGCGCGCGATCCACGCGGCCGGGTGATCAGCGTTGGTTACTATGCGCTGGTGAAGCCTGAGTTGCACCAGACGAAAGCGGGTGACGACGCGGCGGACGCGAAGTGGGTGGATGTGATGCGCGTGGGGCCGATGGCGTTCGACCATGCCCAGATACTCCAGGTGGCATGCGACCGCCTGAGAGCCAAGGTGCGGTATCAGCCGATCGGGTTTGAGTTGCTGCCGCGAAAGTTCACGCTTTCCCAGCTGCAGCGCATGTACGAGGTGATCCTCGGCCGTCAGCTCGATAAGCGTAATTTCCGTCGAAAGATGCTGAAAATGAAGATACTGATCGAGCTGCCGGAACGGCAGGCGGACGTTCCTCACCGGGCGGCGCGACTCTACCGATTTGACCGACGACAGTATCAGCGGCTCGCCAGTGCGGGCTTCAATTTCGAAATCTGATTCTTCAGTCGGTCTGCATTGAGCCGTTGCGAAATCACATGCGGGATCCAGCCATGAATGCACTCCTTCTGATCGATCTGCAATACGATTTCATGCCGGGCGGTGCGCTGGCGGTTGCGGATGGCGATGCCGTCGTGCCGATCGCGAACCGAGCGATGGCAGAATGTGATCTTGTCGTC from Phycisphaerae bacterium encodes the following:
- a CDS encoding RedB protein — translated: MAPGNWPDRSKLTCASDQMTLVTFIHPACPCSMASIEELARIQAHCGERLKFYVVFVWSGGSSQLDASMTYRSSIANPGFESVVDRDTSEARAFGAQTSGHAFLFARDGRLVFDGGITGARGHSGDNLGQMAIEEWVFKGRSDTIATPVFGCGLLHPSESGLEGAR
- a CDS encoding nicotinate phosphoribosyltransferase → MSSPPDLYRTSLGLLTDFYQLTMAYGYWKSGVADREAVFTLTYRKNPFDGGFSIAAGLGSLIGFLERFRFDESDLDYLSGLTGNDGKRLFEPAFIDYLAGLRLTCDIDAIPEGTSVFPHEPLVRVCGPIIESQLLESPILNIINFQTLIATKASRVCMAARGEPVLEFGLRRAHGIDGSLSASRAAYIGGCTATSNVLAGKLFGIPVRGTHAHSWVMCFDSEREAFEAYAATMPNNCVFLVDTYDSLDGVRRAVEIGKRLREQGHELGGIRLDSGDLAYLSIEARKILDEAGFPGAAIVASNDLDEKIIESLWDQGAKISVWGVGTKLVTGHDQPALGGVYKMTAVRKPGQPWRYTLKLSEQSVKISTPGILQVRRYRDDGLFSGDAIHDINTDLTTGCTIVDPLDLTRRKHLPATAPHEDLLVPVFRGGECVYAIPPLSESRRVAAEQLASLHPSIKRFTFPHGYPVGLEKSLHDLKTRLILEARERAE
- a CDS encoding NUDIX hydrolase — its product is MSFTYEYPRPMVVVDCVVFGLADDALKVLLIRRARSPHQGAWALPGGFIEMDEPLETAALRELREETGVRDLYLEQLYTFGDPARDPRGRVISVGYYALVKPELHQTKAGDDAADAKWVDVMRVGPMAFDHAQILQVACDRLRAKVRYQPIGFELLPRKFTLSQLQRMYEVILGRQLDKRNFRRKMLKMKILIELPERQADVPHRAARLYRFDRRQYQRLASAGFNFEI